One part of the Marinobacter sp. M3C genome encodes these proteins:
- a CDS encoding branched-chain amino acid ABC transporter permease — protein MASNPGQVRGYLIRFAAVAVGLLALAVVPAFIDPYSLRIVTGALMWAGLACAWNIVGGYAGYISFGHSAFFGIGAYTTAILMQPGIGMPFLATLLPSVVFAMIVAAIIGGPTMRLRGAYFAIATWAFAEMLIQLATVLDITGGTSGLSLPAYLNEFFFYYTMLAAAAASFLGVWYLIEYTRFGFRLKALRDHEPAAEAMGIRTNLVKVQAFALSAAITALFGSVFAYWTTYIDPQSVLGPDITDQMVVMVLLGGLGTIWGPALGAVVLWMTNRYIWSTFGDTVVYLPILGLIIAMVVLFLPNGLISLIVGRRRGRELISRILRKF, from the coding sequence GTGGCATCTAATCCTGGCCAAGTTCGTGGTTATTTAATTCGATTTGCAGCCGTTGCGGTCGGTCTGCTGGCACTGGCGGTGGTTCCCGCCTTTATCGATCCATACAGCCTGCGCATTGTCACCGGGGCGTTGATGTGGGCCGGTTTGGCTTGCGCCTGGAATATTGTCGGCGGTTACGCCGGCTACATAAGCTTCGGCCATTCCGCCTTTTTTGGCATTGGTGCTTACACAACGGCAATACTCATGCAGCCTGGCATCGGGATGCCATTTCTGGCGACCCTACTGCCCAGCGTTGTTTTTGCAATGATTGTGGCCGCTATCATTGGTGGCCCCACGATGCGCTTGCGTGGTGCCTACTTTGCCATCGCGACCTGGGCCTTTGCGGAGATGTTGATTCAGCTGGCCACCGTACTGGATATAACCGGTGGTACTAGCGGCCTTTCGTTACCGGCCTATCTGAACGAATTTTTCTTTTACTACACGATGCTGGCGGCAGCTGCCGCCAGCTTTCTCGGTGTCTGGTATCTGATTGAGTACACCCGCTTCGGATTCCGTCTCAAGGCATTGCGTGACCATGAGCCTGCGGCTGAGGCTATGGGTATCCGTACCAACCTGGTGAAGGTGCAGGCGTTCGCCCTCTCGGCCGCGATCACCGCGCTGTTTGGCAGTGTGTTCGCCTATTGGACGACCTATATTGATCCACAGTCAGTGTTGGGGCCAGACATTACGGACCAAATGGTGGTCATGGTTTTGTTGGGTGGGCTGGGCACCATTTGGGGGCCTGCTTTGGGCGCGGTTGTGCTGTGGATGACCAACCGCTATATCTGGTCTACTTTCGGAGATACTGTGGTGTACCTTCCTATCCTCGGGTTGATCATTGCGATGGTGGTGCTCTTCCTGCCCAATGGATTGATTAGTCTCATTGTTGGGCGTCGGCGTGGGCGTGAACTGATTTCGCGTATTCTTCGCAAGTTCTAG
- a CDS encoding branched-chain amino acid ABC transporter permease, whose translation MDLFLQTIVNGVLIGGILICLTIGFQLTFGVLHVIDFAVGGWVMLGGYAAYWLVALAGIDPFISIFFVFVLFALIGRAVGPLIYHVRTSRYARPDLMALAFTFGLFLLMRGGALWLWSYNSRNVESIFSGEFLTLGPVTIPLLRLSAFLMAIVISLGVFLLLYRTRFGMAVRAVAQNRDHAGLMGVNVKRVSAYVYGLYTGITASAGVLIATIYSVNPSVGVRYTLFAFFVAVLAGLGSVGGVLIAGLALGLMESVVSTYIGTRYSLLVVFGVLFLVLLVAPKGVLGRGI comes from the coding sequence TTGGACCTATTTCTGCAAACCATCGTTAATGGGGTATTGATAGGCGGGATATTGATCTGCCTGACCATTGGCTTCCAGCTGACGTTCGGCGTGTTGCATGTCATCGACTTCGCGGTCGGTGGGTGGGTGATGTTGGGTGGCTATGCCGCGTACTGGTTAGTGGCGTTGGCCGGTATTGATCCGTTCATCAGCATTTTTTTTGTGTTCGTTTTGTTTGCCCTTATTGGCCGGGCTGTAGGGCCTTTAATTTATCACGTGCGAACCAGTCGTTACGCCCGCCCGGATCTGATGGCCCTCGCCTTTACCTTTGGCCTGTTCCTGTTGATGCGCGGTGGCGCGCTCTGGCTGTGGTCCTATAACAGCCGAAACGTCGAATCGATATTTTCCGGCGAATTTTTAACTCTCGGGCCTGTCACCATTCCCCTGTTGCGCCTGAGTGCCTTTTTAATGGCTATTGTCATCAGCCTCGGGGTTTTCCTGCTTCTCTACCGAACCCGTTTCGGCATGGCGGTCCGGGCGGTTGCTCAAAACCGGGACCATGCCGGGTTGATGGGTGTCAACGTAAAGCGGGTTTCGGCCTACGTTTATGGGCTCTATACCGGAATAACGGCCTCGGCGGGCGTACTGATCGCCACGATTTACTCTGTAAACCCCTCCGTCGGCGTGCGTTATACCTTGTTCGCCTTCTTTGTTGCGGTGCTGGCTGGGCTTGGGTCCGTGGGGGGCGTGCTGATTGCGGGGCTCGCCCTCGGGCTAATGGAATCTGTCGTGTCTACCTATATCGGCACCCGCTATTCATTGCTGGTTGTATTCGGAGTGCTGTTTCTGGTTCTACTGGTCGCGCCAAAGGGGGTTCTTGGACGTGGCATCTAA
- a CDS encoding amino acid ABC transporter substrate-binding protein yields the protein MARKISRRALLQGTVLGSGAMVLGAPAAFAQAEEKVIRCGVVTSLSGDNRFGGNLTRRGYDLWAEEINKLGGIEIAGQRYPVKMFYGDAQSRPASGADAAVRLIIQDKVDVLFGPYTSGVTLAVQPISAKYQVPMISGSAESPNVWLSKPAFNFGMIPAVDLTSGDSIKVLAESLGSQAKSAAVIGVDEPFSKETAEGFRNGVQETGLELKRFELFPANADLTPVISKLKADNPDIVAVGGHESVFINFVNAAVSLDYKPKALIMHYGVTSAAFISQLGEKANGVLGVSVWTAGLPYRDDLFGTASDYSDLSFARWGTRPDYTEAGCSASGLVLQDAARRLGKAPPWDQKTRVELTKAIEDTDIETFYGPVAFAKEGDHFHNNIKPVPVVVQIKDGKVVPVAPSGASEGELLYPMSGAT from the coding sequence ATGGCTCGGAAAATTTCACGAAGGGCATTGCTGCAGGGAACCGTGCTCGGTTCCGGTGCCATGGTGCTAGGCGCACCGGCTGCTTTTGCCCAAGCGGAGGAAAAAGTTATTCGTTGCGGTGTGGTGACTTCGCTTTCCGGGGACAACCGGTTTGGTGGCAATCTTACCCGCCGGGGATACGACTTGTGGGCGGAGGAAATCAACAAACTCGGTGGAATAGAGATAGCGGGTCAGCGCTATCCTGTGAAAATGTTTTATGGTGATGCGCAATCACGTCCGGCCTCGGGTGCTGACGCTGCGGTGCGGTTGATTATTCAGGACAAGGTTGATGTGCTGTTTGGGCCCTACACGTCGGGCGTAACGCTGGCGGTTCAGCCAATCAGTGCGAAATACCAGGTGCCAATGATCTCAGGCTCGGCAGAGTCCCCCAATGTCTGGCTGTCGAAGCCGGCTTTCAACTTCGGCATGATACCGGCTGTGGACCTTACGTCTGGTGATTCGATCAAGGTACTTGCCGAGAGCCTGGGTTCACAGGCGAAATCAGCTGCAGTGATTGGTGTCGATGAGCCCTTTTCCAAAGAAACGGCCGAAGGCTTTCGCAACGGCGTGCAAGAAACGGGTCTGGAGCTGAAGCGTTTCGAGCTGTTCCCGGCCAATGCGGACCTTACGCCCGTTATCTCCAAGCTCAAGGCTGACAATCCTGACATTGTCGCCGTTGGCGGCCATGAAAGTGTCTTTATAAATTTCGTCAATGCGGCGGTGTCACTCGATTACAAGCCTAAAGCACTCATCATGCATTATGGCGTGACCTCAGCAGCCTTCATTAGTCAGTTGGGTGAAAAGGCCAACGGCGTGCTCGGAGTGTCCGTGTGGACGGCGGGGCTGCCTTACCGTGATGATTTGTTCGGCACCGCCAGCGACTATTCCGATCTTTCGTTTGCGCGGTGGGGTACCCGCCCTGACTATACCGAGGCAGGGTGCTCCGCCAGTGGTCTGGTGCTCCAGGACGCGGCCCGTCGGCTTGGCAAGGCACCGCCCTGGGATCAGAAAACCCGGGTGGAGTTGACGAAAGCCATTGAAGACACCGACATTGAAACCTTCTATGGCCCTGTCGCTTTTGCGAAAGAGGGGGACCACTTCCACAACAATATCAAGCCAGTACCCGTTGTCGTTCAGATCAAGGACGGCAAGGTTGTACCCGTTGCCCCAAGCGGTGCATCGGAGGGAGAGCTGCTATACCCCATGTCCGGTGCGACCTGA
- a CDS encoding EAL domain-containing protein, translating into MTRQSIHSPVTDTTVARILVADDDPRLLSSLSSLLEQQGYLVTSALGGREACRQLNTRTFDLAMLDLRMPELDGFEVIAHAAKVQPKCGIIVVSGENSFSSVSRALRRGAQGYIKKPFDPDEMLTTLEAALGKQSLVRAHTDVQQRLEKSEALHRYIVNNSPDIVFMLDDKGRFCFINSKIKSLLGYNSEELNGKHFRHLLDEQDIARGTHAFRDPSITPENPRTFEVKLKTRGSQKANRYFEITAFPIDHETLPLGANFNASTSGPKARFYGTARDVTERQEAEAFINFQAYHDLLTRLPNRALFTDRLSLAITQAGRSKQKLAVMFLDLDRFKVINDTLGHAMGDVLLQMVTQRLEHCLRKGDTLSRFGGDEFTLLLPAINNSNDARRIAKKLIDALKAPFQLGEHEVFVGVSIGISLYPEAGTSLDQLIQNADIAMYHVKARGKDGYRFYSESMNIDTANRLSLERDLRQALENNELRVYYQPQVCAKSGRIVGLEALVRWQHPDRGLLYPKDFLPLAEETKLIVALSEQVLAQACRQVKEWILDGNRDLRLAVNMSPIQVEHPKFVESLIRQLKNEEFPANHLEIEITENVIMNDLKQISQKLRQLADHGVRIAIDDFGTGYSSLNYLHQLPIHTLKVDQSFVRGIGNGEDDACIVNAIVAMAHGLKLDIIAEGVETDTQLAYLRGLGCQQIQGFLYGPAQPPEAISRMLDDQRVKAVV; encoded by the coding sequence ATGACACGGCAATCGATCCACTCGCCAGTGACTGACACTACCGTGGCCAGGATACTCGTCGCCGATGACGACCCGAGGCTGCTGAGCAGTCTCTCCTCGCTGCTGGAACAACAGGGTTATCTTGTTACCTCGGCGCTGGGTGGAAGAGAAGCCTGCAGACAGCTGAACACGCGCACCTTTGATCTCGCCATGCTCGACCTGAGAATGCCTGAATTAGACGGCTTTGAGGTTATTGCCCATGCCGCAAAGGTTCAGCCCAAATGCGGCATTATCGTAGTGAGCGGAGAGAATTCATTCAGTTCTGTCAGTCGTGCGCTGCGCAGAGGAGCTCAAGGTTACATCAAGAAACCCTTTGACCCGGACGAAATGCTTACCACGCTGGAAGCTGCATTGGGCAAACAGTCGCTGGTCAGAGCTCATACCGATGTGCAACAGCGACTTGAAAAGTCCGAAGCATTGCACCGTTACATCGTCAACAACTCCCCAGACATTGTTTTCATGCTTGATGACAAGGGGCGCTTCTGTTTCATCAACAGCAAGATTAAATCGTTGTTGGGCTACAACAGTGAAGAGCTCAACGGAAAGCATTTCCGGCACCTACTTGACGAACAGGATATTGCTCGCGGCACCCATGCCTTTCGGGATCCAAGCATTACACCCGAAAATCCCCGCACCTTCGAAGTGAAACTCAAAACCCGGGGCAGCCAAAAGGCCAATCGGTATTTTGAAATCACTGCGTTTCCGATTGATCACGAAACCTTGCCTCTGGGGGCCAATTTCAATGCCAGCACCTCTGGTCCCAAGGCGCGGTTTTACGGCACCGCAAGAGACGTGACTGAACGCCAGGAAGCAGAAGCCTTCATAAATTTCCAGGCCTACCATGATTTGCTCACCCGCTTGCCCAACCGGGCACTGTTTACCGACCGGTTGAGCCTTGCCATCACCCAGGCGGGTCGCAGCAAACAAAAACTCGCAGTCATGTTTCTGGACTTGGACCGGTTCAAAGTGATTAACGATACGCTGGGTCACGCCATGGGTGACGTTTTGTTGCAAATGGTCACCCAGCGTCTGGAGCATTGCCTCCGTAAAGGTGACACTCTCTCACGGTTTGGCGGTGACGAGTTCACACTGTTGCTGCCCGCCATTAACAACAGTAACGATGCCCGGCGTATTGCCAAGAAACTGATTGATGCGCTCAAAGCACCCTTCCAATTGGGCGAACACGAGGTATTTGTCGGAGTTAGTATCGGTATCTCCCTTTACCCGGAGGCCGGCACCTCACTGGATCAGCTGATCCAGAACGCAGATATCGCCATGTATCACGTAAAGGCCAGGGGCAAGGATGGCTACCGTTTTTACAGCGAATCCATGAACATCGACACCGCCAACCGTCTTAGCCTGGAAAGGGATCTCAGACAGGCTCTCGAGAACAACGAACTGCGGGTTTACTACCAGCCTCAAGTTTGCGCCAAAAGCGGGCGCATTGTGGGACTGGAGGCGCTGGTTCGCTGGCAGCACCCGGATCGAGGATTGCTCTACCCCAAGGATTTTCTGCCATTAGCCGAAGAAACCAAACTGATTGTAGCGCTTAGCGAGCAGGTACTGGCCCAGGCCTGCCGGCAGGTCAAAGAATGGATACTTGATGGCAACAGGGATCTTAGGTTGGCAGTAAACATGTCGCCGATTCAGGTAGAGCACCCTAAATTTGTCGAAAGCCTGATCAGGCAGCTCAAAAATGAAGAGTTTCCAGCCAACCATCTGGAAATCGAAATTACCGAAAATGTCATTATGAATGACCTTAAGCAGATCAGCCAGAAGCTCCGACAACTGGCCGATCATGGGGTCCGCATTGCGATCGATGATTTCGGTACCGGCTATTCTTCGCTGAACTACCTTCATCAGTTGCCTATCCACACGTTGAAAGTAGATCAGTCGTTTGTTCGCGGAATTGGAAATGGAGAAGACGACGCCTGCATCGTTAACGCTATCGTGGCCATGGCCCACGGCCTGAAGTTGGACATTATCGCGGAAGGCGTAGAAACAGATACGCAATTAGCTTACCTGAGAGGGCTTGGCTGCCAGCAGATACAGGGCTTCCTCTATGGTCCCGCTCAGCCCCCCGAAGCCATTTCAAGGATGTTGGATGATCAGCGAGTAAAAGCCGTCGTCTGA
- a CDS encoding HDOD domain-containing protein: protein MQISPNTELPSLPEVTLRALEACRKEDSYRHISDIISADTALTAQVLAMANSSVYGRSGEIRSVEQALLRLGTERLRTLILTASLRQLMFDLGADQWQQLRDFWRHSLTTALTAKTLATLTRYPSADEAFMLGMLHNIGELIALKMTPDDIQQEYLAHQAEIAAQLAQAWGLGQMAVDAMRYQKAPASEIRDAAHLVKLINLSTRLAQSDAAGIAAAGTIFSFSEDLTRELSLRINHEVAALAESLGVVLEHTYDGHKASQTLRNTVIRQTMTDQALSLANGSSPVLVSTVINLTLLTGCPSLFFRVDDDILILASDSQGEPPDMTIVATSTGSVLTQSFRDQKAVLLADRSPNVLDKQLMALLNTSSLMAVPVLSEDGCQGVFVIGTDAVNMASTLELAEMFCARLSHLLASGEAKNQDDVTGGDIDQALARDNIRRHIHEISNPLTIIRQYIFQLRGRLENEQVREQLDIIREELERAGNLLVQMGESQEPNPNTDEPTNLNRELRALHNLFQDSLFGDGDIDCDLILSEESTDLAAGRAPVRQVILNLIRNAVECMPDGGKLRLESASPVWQQGRQWIEMLIEDNGPGLPKAIQSSLFKPVQSSKGVTHSGLGLSIVKQLIDDMEGIIGYRTGSSGTSFRILLPAASDSSKGPT, encoded by the coding sequence ATGCAGATATCGCCCAACACAGAGTTACCCAGCCTCCCCGAAGTCACACTCAGGGCGCTGGAAGCGTGTCGAAAGGAAGACAGCTACCGTCATATCAGCGATATCATCTCGGCCGACACGGCACTCACGGCGCAAGTACTGGCCATGGCTAATTCATCAGTCTACGGCCGGTCGGGAGAAATTCGCTCGGTTGAGCAAGCACTGCTCCGGCTTGGCACTGAACGTTTACGCACCCTGATTCTCACTGCATCACTCCGGCAGTTGATGTTCGATCTTGGTGCAGACCAGTGGCAGCAACTTCGTGATTTCTGGCGCCACTCTCTCACCACCGCACTGACCGCCAAAACCCTCGCCACGCTTACCCGCTACCCCTCGGCGGACGAAGCCTTTATGTTGGGAATGCTCCATAACATTGGCGAACTGATTGCTCTGAAAATGACTCCAGATGATATTCAACAGGAGTATCTCGCTCACCAGGCAGAGATCGCAGCGCAGCTTGCTCAGGCTTGGGGGTTGGGGCAGATGGCAGTAGATGCCATGCGTTATCAAAAGGCTCCGGCGTCGGAAATCCGTGATGCGGCCCATCTGGTCAAGCTGATTAATCTGTCAACACGGCTGGCTCAGTCCGATGCGGCCGGTATTGCTGCCGCAGGTACCATTTTCAGTTTTAGTGAAGATCTCACCCGAGAATTATCACTGCGCATCAATCATGAAGTGGCTGCCCTCGCGGAATCGTTGGGTGTTGTCCTTGAACATACCTATGACGGCCACAAGGCAAGCCAGACATTGCGCAATACCGTTATTCGCCAGACCATGACCGACCAGGCTCTCAGCCTGGCCAACGGTTCAAGCCCGGTACTCGTCAGCACAGTGATCAACCTCACTCTATTAACAGGTTGCCCCAGCCTGTTTTTCAGAGTCGACGATGACATTTTGATCCTGGCATCAGACAGTCAAGGTGAACCGCCCGACATGACGATTGTTGCCACTTCCACAGGCAGTGTGCTGACGCAAAGCTTCAGGGATCAAAAAGCTGTGCTGCTGGCTGACCGCTCGCCCAACGTGCTCGACAAACAATTAATGGCGCTACTCAATACATCCTCTCTGATGGCTGTTCCGGTGCTGTCCGAAGACGGCTGTCAGGGCGTTTTTGTGATTGGCACCGATGCCGTAAACATGGCGTCAACGCTGGAACTGGCTGAAATGTTCTGCGCGCGATTATCACATCTGCTTGCGAGCGGAGAGGCGAAAAATCAGGACGATGTGACAGGAGGGGATATTGACCAGGCCCTTGCCCGAGACAATATACGACGTCACATTCATGAGATCAGCAATCCCTTAACCATCATTCGGCAGTACATTTTTCAACTGCGAGGCCGGCTTGAAAATGAGCAGGTCCGGGAACAACTGGATATTATCCGGGAAGAGCTTGAGCGCGCTGGCAATCTGTTAGTGCAGATGGGTGAGAGCCAAGAGCCCAACCCGAACACCGACGAGCCGACAAACCTTAATCGCGAGTTGAGAGCCCTGCACAACCTGTTTCAGGATAGTCTGTTCGGGGACGGCGATATTGATTGCGATCTGATTTTGAGCGAAGAATCAACAGATCTGGCTGCTGGCCGGGCGCCGGTGCGCCAGGTGATTCTTAACCTGATCCGAAACGCGGTCGAGTGCATGCCGGATGGGGGGAAGCTCAGGCTTGAAAGCGCCTCGCCCGTCTGGCAACAAGGCCGGCAATGGATCGAAATGCTGATCGAAGACAACGGCCCGGGTTTACCGAAAGCCATTCAAAGTAGCCTGTTCAAGCCTGTACAATCCAGTAAGGGCGTGACCCACAGCGGACTCGGGCTGAGCATTGTCAAACAACTCATCGATGACATGGAGGGCATCATTGGGTATCGCACGGGGAGCTCTGGCACCAGTTTCAGGATTCTCCTGCCTGCGGCATCCGATTCCAGCAAAGGTCCGACATAA
- a CDS encoding AAA family ATPase: MTDSRGISAQPRVIAVTGGKGGVGKTSVAINLALALTREGHRVLLLDGDLDLANVAIMLGQYPKHTLEHVLRRECTLDEIIMEAPLGLHVIPGASGVQRCMDMGVAGSLDLLKSLAALERRYDYVLIDTAAGLQPVVLHMIASAAMACVVVTPDPASLTDAFSLIKVLQRQGYRRTPSVLVNMAHGASQAQSIFQRFAAALQRHVSVRPHYLGAIWRDETLRQSVITQRPVALLAQSDPSCRQFHSLADRVKIRLEQLPPRKSGIAAYWYKAVRRSEQGRPTAKPANEPTPSKADLGTRVRQAVVEFDDLVSDPSLPPMLRNEALAACFALIGRTMDDDTVEIIQTGLAALDWAALSVPQRTHFATHLRHLAGQVAPESSRPAGVQSVIRGSDREPRYDQVIFGDQERLLKALREQPSNISLDHFLRGLAGKTDNRFEG; encoded by the coding sequence ATGACGGATTCGAGGGGTATTTCAGCCCAGCCCAGGGTCATTGCCGTCACCGGCGGTAAAGGTGGTGTTGGTAAAACCTCTGTTGCCATCAATCTTGCGCTGGCCCTTACGCGCGAGGGCCACAGAGTGCTGCTGCTCGACGGAGACTTGGATCTTGCCAATGTTGCCATCATGCTGGGTCAGTATCCGAAACACACTCTGGAACACGTACTTCGCCGGGAATGCACACTTGATGAAATCATCATGGAGGCGCCTCTGGGGCTACATGTGATTCCAGGGGCATCGGGGGTGCAGCGCTGCATGGACATGGGTGTTGCGGGCAGTCTTGATTTGCTTAAGAGCCTTGCTGCACTGGAACGCCGTTACGATTATGTTCTCATTGATACTGCCGCTGGCTTGCAGCCAGTTGTTCTTCACATGATTGCCTCTGCTGCCATGGCCTGTGTCGTGGTAACTCCCGACCCTGCTTCTCTAACCGATGCATTTTCGCTAATCAAGGTGTTGCAGCGGCAAGGCTACCGGCGTACCCCGAGTGTGCTGGTTAACATGGCTCACGGTGCCAGTCAGGCACAATCGATATTCCAGCGCTTTGCAGCGGCATTGCAGCGTCACGTGAGCGTGCGGCCACATTATCTGGGCGCCATCTGGCGTGACGAGACACTGCGCCAATCAGTGATCACCCAGCGCCCGGTGGCTTTGCTGGCTCAGTCAGACCCGTCCTGCCGGCAGTTTCACTCGCTGGCGGACAGGGTGAAGATAAGGTTGGAACAACTGCCACCCAGAAAATCCGGAATTGCAGCCTATTGGTACAAGGCCGTTCGTAGATCGGAGCAGGGTAGACCGACAGCAAAGCCCGCTAACGAACCCACGCCATCAAAAGCCGACCTTGGGACCCGGGTTCGGCAGGCCGTTGTCGAATTCGATGATCTTGTCTCTGATCCGTCATTGCCGCCAATGCTTCGTAATGAAGCATTGGCGGCCTGCTTTGCGCTGATTGGGCGCACGATGGACGACGACACCGTAGAGATTATCCAGACCGGATTGGCAGCACTTGACTGGGCAGCTCTGAGCGTTCCTCAACGAACCCACTTCGCCACTCATTTGCGACATTTGGCAGGCCAGGTCGCGCCCGAGTCTTCGAGGCCGGCAGGCGTCCAGTCTGTGATTCGAGGCTCTGACCGGGAGCCTCGTTACGATCAGGTTATATTTGGTGACCAGGAGCGTCTGCTGAAAGCCCTTCGCGAACAACCCAGCAACATCTCTCTGGACCACTTTCTGCGCGGGTTGGCAGGTAAGACGGATAACCGGTTCGAGGGTTGA
- a CDS encoding DEAD/DEAH box helicase: protein MNAPFKLRPYQQEAVDATLKHFRKSDDSAVIVLPTGAGKSLVIAELARLARRKILVLTHVKELVEQNHAKYQSYGLTGGVFSAGLKRKENRHQVTFASVQSVSANLDQFKDEYSLIIIDECHRVSGDDSSQYQTIIELLRQQNDSLKVLGLTATPYRLGMGWIYRYHYRGFVRSGSDEQTKPFGHCIYELSLSYMISWGYLTRPELVNAAVAQYDFSTLSQNRFGEYAEKDVNQLLGKHQRVTRAIIEQVMELAVKRKAVMIFAATVDHAREITGYLPEHQTALITGATDLNERDSLIQRFKKQQLKYLVNVSVLTTGFDAPHVDFIAILRPTQSVSLYQQIVGRGLRLDEGKQDCLVIDYAGNSVNLYHPEVGEKKPNPDCEPVQVFCPGCGFANVFWGKVDSDGHVIEHYGRRCQGLLELAEGDEPAARNRRPEQCDYRFRFKECPHCGAENDIAARNCQQCKKAIIDPDDQLKDALKLKDAMVIRCAGITLSVNDRKKESKLRITYHGEEGEELSESFDFSKSAQRNVFNKLFGRRFANSQAPQVFSRIEQVLEMQALLPAPDFVIARKQKHYWQVQERIFDYQGNYRKAY, encoded by the coding sequence ATGAATGCTCCTTTTAAACTGAGGCCTTACCAGCAGGAAGCCGTTGATGCCACGTTGAAACACTTTCGCAAATCGGATGATTCTGCGGTTATTGTGCTGCCGACCGGTGCGGGTAAAAGTCTGGTCATTGCCGAGTTGGCCCGTCTTGCCCGGCGTAAAATTTTGGTGCTGACCCACGTAAAAGAGCTAGTTGAGCAAAATCACGCCAAATACCAGAGCTATGGGTTAACGGGCGGGGTCTTCTCCGCCGGGTTAAAGCGTAAGGAAAACCGACATCAGGTAACCTTCGCCAGTGTGCAGTCTGTTTCGGCAAATCTGGATCAGTTCAAGGATGAATACTCATTGATCATCATTGATGAGTGCCATCGGGTCAGTGGAGATGACAGCAGCCAGTATCAAACAATCATCGAGTTGCTACGGCAACAGAATGACTCCCTTAAAGTACTCGGGCTAACCGCCACACCCTATCGCCTGGGCATGGGTTGGATCTATCGCTATCACTATCGGGGCTTCGTCCGTAGCGGTAGTGATGAACAGACTAAGCCCTTTGGGCATTGTATTTATGAATTGTCGTTGAGCTATATGATTAGTTGGGGGTATCTCACCAGGCCTGAGTTGGTTAACGCGGCAGTGGCGCAATACGATTTCTCCACGCTGTCTCAGAACCGTTTTGGCGAATACGCCGAAAAAGACGTTAACCAGCTGCTGGGCAAACATCAGCGTGTGACCCGTGCCATTATTGAACAGGTGATGGAACTGGCCGTTAAGCGCAAGGCGGTGATGATTTTTGCGGCAACCGTGGACCATGCGCGGGAGATCACCGGCTATTTGCCGGAACACCAGACCGCCTTGATTACCGGCGCTACCGATCTGAACGAACGGGATTCGCTGATTCAGCGCTTTAAAAAACAGCAGTTAAAGTATCTGGTGAATGTATCCGTACTCACCACGGGCTTTGATGCGCCCCATGTGGACTTTATTGCCATTCTTCGCCCCACCCAGTCGGTCAGCCTGTATCAGCAAATCGTGGGTCGCGGTCTTCGTCTGGACGAGGGTAAACAGGATTGCTTGGTGATTGATTATGCGGGCAACAGCGTCAATCTGTACCACCCGGAAGTAGGGGAGAAGAAACCGAACCCCGATTGTGAACCGGTGCAGGTATTTTGCCCAGGCTGTGGTTTTGCCAATGTTTTCTGGGGCAAAGTAGATAGTGACGGCCATGTTATCGAGCATTACGGTCGCCGTTGTCAGGGGCTGCTAGAGCTTGCTGAAGGGGATGAGCCTGCAGCGCGGAACCGGCGCCCTGAACAGTGCGATTACCGTTTTCGTTTCAAGGAGTGCCCACACTGCGGTGCCGAGAATGATATCGCGGCCCGCAACTGTCAGCAGTGTAAGAAAGCGATTATCGACCCGGATGATCAGCTAAAAGACGCCCTGAAACTCAAAGATGCCATGGTGATTCGTTGCGCTGGGATTACATTAAGCGTCAATGACAGAAAAAAAGAGAGCAAACTAAGAATCACCTATCACGGTGAAGAAGGGGAAGAACTCAGCGAGTCTTTTGATTTCAGCAAATCGGCACAGCGCAACGTGTTTAACAAACTGTTTGGACGGCGTTTCGCGAATAGCCAGGCCCCGCAAGTGTTCAGCAGGATTGAACAGGTGCTTGAGATGCAAGCCTTGTTGCCTGCGCCGGATTTTGTCATTGCCCGCAAACAAAAGCACTACTGGCAGGTGCAGGAACGGATTTTTGATTATCAGGGTAACTATCGGAAGGCGTATTGA